From Pseudomonas sp. StFLB209, a single genomic window includes:
- the tnpB gene encoding IS66 family insertion sequence element accessory protein TnpB encodes MMRPDAKVEKVYLYPKPVDFRKSIDGLAALVELDIKVAVFDPVLFVFLDRHRNRVKIGLRDSICQGRNSSLTLTYPWTHITAGQPPFGMQPIESHNSEVVRQRGYASGAQKQRIEYAAIGGYGNGRAKKIRIFVGWS; translated from the coding sequence ATGATGCGCCCCGACGCCAAAGTCGAAAAAGTCTATCTTTACCCCAAACCGGTGGACTTCCGAAAATCCATCGACGGGCTAGCCGCTCTGGTCGAACTGGATATCAAAGTGGCCGTGTTCGACCCGGTTCTGTTCGTCTTCCTCGATCGCCACCGTAACCGAGTGAAAATTGGGCTTCGTGACTCGATCTGCCAAGGGCGGAATTCTTCACTTACCCTCACCTATCCATGGACGCACATAACGGCCGGACAGCCACCATTCGGCATGCAACCGATTGAGTCGCACAATTCAGAAGTTGTGCGACAAAGAGGATATGCAAGCGGCGCTCAAAAGCAGCGTATCGAATACGCCGCCATAGGCGGGTACGGAAATGGTCGAGCCAAAAAAATACGCATATTTGTCGGCTGGTCGTAG
- a CDS encoding methyltransferase yields MSTSDLLSRFQALDRFLIAHQALWRPKPFTELCLPWEATYPQLSQWLRSRTLEQAEAAHNHPEHLQAPPPFSQLAAQSVALARADELPSQPLNPVEPRLSVDVPGRKWQQIEAFASHLNLPTTPTRWLDWCAGKGHLGRRLTGPDQRLTCLEYDPALVEAGRELSLRHRVNAQHVQQDVMAAETASHLHADHTAVALHACGDLHVQLMRLASATGCPQLAIAPCCYNRTAHAQYQALSQAGQISALQLSRDDLGLPLSETVTAPARVRRQRDLSMARRLGFDLLQRRLRCVDNYLPTPSLPVAWLAKPYADYCHELAARKQLPIPGPQDWAALEAQGWQRLAEVRNLELLRNLFRRPLEMWLVLDRALYLQEQGYNVQLGTFCAPELTPRNLLLIARQMTAQPVDNSVD; encoded by the coding sequence ATGTCCACCTCCGACCTGCTCAGCCGCTTCCAGGCCCTGGACCGCTTCCTCATCGCGCACCAGGCACTTTGGCGACCCAAGCCCTTCACTGAACTGTGCCTGCCATGGGAAGCCACTTACCCACAGCTCTCGCAATGGCTGCGCAGCCGCACACTGGAGCAGGCCGAGGCCGCGCACAACCACCCCGAACACCTGCAAGCCCCGCCGCCGTTCAGCCAACTGGCCGCGCAAAGCGTTGCCTTGGCACGGGCTGACGAGTTGCCCAGCCAACCGCTAAACCCGGTGGAGCCACGCCTGAGCGTCGATGTACCCGGCCGCAAATGGCAACAGATCGAAGCCTTCGCCAGCCACCTGAACCTGCCGACAACCCCGACCCGCTGGCTCGACTGGTGCGCCGGCAAAGGTCATCTGGGCCGCCGCCTCACTGGCCCCGATCAGCGCCTGACCTGCCTGGAGTACGACCCGGCATTAGTCGAGGCCGGTCGTGAGCTGAGCCTGCGCCATCGGGTCAATGCCCAGCATGTGCAGCAAGACGTGATGGCTGCCGAGACCGCCAGCCATCTGCACGCCGATCACACCGCCGTCGCGCTGCATGCCTGCGGCGACCTGCATGTGCAATTAATGCGTCTGGCCAGCGCCACCGGCTGCCCGCAACTGGCGATTGCGCCGTGCTGTTACAACCGCACCGCCCATGCGCAATATCAGGCGCTGTCGCAAGCGGGGCAGATTTCGGCGCTGCAACTGTCTCGGGATGACCTTGGCCTGCCATTGAGCGAGACCGTCACCGCGCCCGCCCGGGTACGTCGCCAGCGCGACCTGTCGATGGCGCGGCGGCTGGGCTTTGATCTGCTCCAGCGCCGGTTACGCTGTGTGGACAACTATTTACCCACCCCTTCGCTGCCGGTCGCGTGGCTGGCGAAACCTTACGCCGATTACTGCCATGAACTGGCCGCCCGCAAACAATTGCCCATACCAGGCCCGCAAGACTGGGCTGCACTGGAGGCACAAGGCTGGCAACGGCTGGCAGAAGTCCGGAATCTGGAGCTTCTACGCAATTTGTTCCGTCGGCCGCTGGAGATGTGGCTGGTGCTGGACCGGGCACTTTACCTGCAAGAACAGGGCTATAACGTGCAACTCGGCACCTTCTGTGCGCCTGAACTGACCCCGCGCAACCTGCTGTTGATTGCCCGACAAATGACCGCACAACCTGTGGATAACTCTGTTGATTAA
- a CDS encoding AAA family ATPase, with protein MDFDRLKLKDWQQFGEVDIKFHPQATIITGSNGSGKTTILSLLARHMGWSHISLATPKTDILTKALKYFSLTRMFSKSVTSDRNIGSIIYTNNAASDLIAPEAGGAQYQVEIRNQQHANFFFIPSHRQVFSYRRVGQIATTRKERQTAFSEIQSNLINRHAGAGGEPQSFLMKSTLLSWMINGYGVKSETKVIMPSDPQQIKNFEGFRDALRLILPKTLGFEDLEVRDYEIVFCCNKGADEFLLETASGGIAALIDIAWQIYMFDNDAKEPFAVVIDEVENHLHPSMQRTLLPSLVAAFPHAKFIVTTHSPLIVTSVENSHVYALRYDENKKVRSYLLDFKSEVKNAVDILDEVLGVSTTIPDWAIVKLTSIIRKYADADPTAESLVNMRDDLERNGLGRLFPQAIATIAGDNK; from the coding sequence ATGGATTTCGATAGATTAAAATTGAAAGATTGGCAACAGTTTGGGGAAGTCGACATTAAATTTCATCCTCAAGCCACAATAATTACCGGATCCAACGGTAGCGGAAAAACGACGATATTGTCGCTCCTCGCCCGACACATGGGGTGGAGCCATATCTCACTAGCAACACCTAAAACTGATATCTTAACTAAAGCACTTAAATATTTTTCTCTTACGCGAATGTTTAGCAAAAGCGTGACTAGCGATCGGAATATTGGCTCAATAATATACACAAATAATGCAGCATCAGATCTAATAGCGCCCGAAGCCGGCGGCGCTCAATATCAGGTAGAAATAAGAAATCAACAACATGCAAATTTCTTTTTCATACCATCACATCGACAGGTTTTTTCCTATCGCCGCGTCGGGCAGATAGCTACGACAAGAAAAGAACGGCAAACCGCTTTTTCTGAAATCCAATCGAACCTAATTAACAGGCATGCAGGTGCAGGGGGAGAGCCTCAGAGTTTTCTAATGAAAAGCACCTTGCTAAGCTGGATGATTAATGGATATGGTGTCAAAAGCGAAACCAAGGTCATAATGCCCTCAGACCCTCAACAAATAAAAAATTTTGAGGGTTTTCGGGACGCGCTCAGACTTATACTTCCAAAAACGCTCGGATTTGAAGACCTCGAAGTAAGGGATTACGAAATCGTTTTTTGTTGCAACAAAGGGGCAGATGAATTCCTGCTGGAAACCGCGTCGGGAGGAATCGCTGCGCTTATTGATATTGCCTGGCAGATCTACATGTTTGACAACGACGCGAAAGAGCCTTTCGCGGTTGTAATTGACGAGGTCGAAAACCATTTACACCCAAGCATGCAACGCACTCTGTTACCCAGCTTGGTGGCTGCGTTCCCACATGCTAAATTTATCGTAACGACCCATAGCCCTCTGATCGTGACATCGGTCGAGAACTCCCATGTATATGCGCTTCGCTATGATGAGAATAAGAAAGTCCGCTCCTATTTACTGGATTTCAAAAGTGAGGTTAAAAATGCTGTTGATATTCTCGATGAGGTTCTAGGTGTTTCGACAACGATTCCAGACTGGGCAATAGTTAAGCTTACTTCCATAATAAGGAAGTATGCCGACGCCGACCCCACGGCTGAATCCTTGGTTAATATGCGCGATGACTTAGAGCGCAATGGGCTCGGTCGGCTGTTCCCCCAAGCAATTGCAACTATTGCAGGGGATAATAAATGA
- a CDS encoding DUF6124 family protein has protein sequence MVNDTSDKPGSKTLLPVLNQSIVERALAHYLPATDVVENNPATIPPHLETTLLHALDFLRCAAATSCELGEGLSGAQRSLAFSSMHMAEMARVMVERSLACVEQP, from the coding sequence ATGGTCAACGATACTTCCGATAAACCCGGCAGCAAGACGCTGCTTCCTGTCTTGAATCAATCCATCGTAGAACGCGCCCTGGCGCATTACCTGCCCGCCACCGACGTTGTAGAAAACAACCCCGCCACTATCCCTCCGCATCTTGAGACCACACTGCTTCACGCGCTGGATTTCCTGCGCTGCGCGGCGGCGACGTCCTGTGAGTTAGGCGAGGGGCTTAGCGGTGCCCAGCGCAGCCTGGCGTTCTCGTCGATGCACATGGCGGAGATGGCCAGAGTGATGGTGGAGCGCTCACTGGCGTGCGTCGAGCAACCCTGA
- a CDS encoding RidA family protein, with amino-acid sequence MSTAQPALTKKTASFGVAWEGLYGYVQAVQVKDTIYLSGQLSHDREGNLVAPAALDSSGKPADFSTMEAQMQQTYVNIVDLLAEFGATLDDVVEETIFVIDVPAAFAAAGKVRKAFYGADIPPVASNLIGVSGLAFPEQLVEITIRAVVA; translated from the coding sequence ATGTCTACCGCCCAACCAGCCCTGACCAAGAAAACCGCCAGTTTCGGTGTCGCCTGGGAAGGTCTTTACGGCTACGTCCAGGCTGTTCAGGTCAAAGACACTATTTACCTGTCCGGCCAGCTCAGTCATGACCGCGAAGGTAATCTGGTCGCTCCTGCGGCTCTGGACAGCTCCGGTAAGCCGGCTGACTTCTCCACGATGGAGGCGCAGATGCAGCAGACCTACGTAAACATCGTCGATCTGTTGGCGGAGTTTGGTGCGACGCTGGATGACGTGGTGGAAGAGACGATTTTCGTCATTGATGTACCAGCGGCCTTTGCGGCTGCGGGCAAGGTGCGTAAGGCATTTTATGGCGCAGACATCCCGCCGGTGGCCAGCAACCTTATCGGCGTTTCCGGTCTGGCGTTCCCAGAGCAACTGGTCGAAATCACCATCCGGGCGGTGGTCGCGTAA
- a CDS encoding HNH endonuclease has product MIRLHRPACPNPIALRANYKNSENKAALEGASNGKCMYCESHVSHVYFGDVEHIKPKAENRFPHLEFEWSNLGFCCARCNNAKKDQFDENCPLIDPYSEDPSEHLIAFGTIMRHKAGSERGAITIITTDLNRAELIERRAMRLADLQHALDACYRTSNVALQNILLHALEAESDSSKEFSLFSAALMAANK; this is encoded by the coding sequence ATGATACGACTTCATCGCCCGGCATGTCCAAACCCGATAGCTCTTCGGGCCAACTATAAAAACTCTGAGAACAAAGCAGCGTTGGAAGGTGCTTCTAATGGTAAATGCATGTACTGTGAAAGTCATGTGTCTCACGTGTATTTCGGAGATGTAGAGCATATAAAACCGAAAGCTGAAAATAGATTCCCGCACTTAGAGTTTGAATGGAGCAATCTTGGATTTTGTTGTGCTCGGTGCAATAATGCTAAAAAAGATCAATTTGATGAAAACTGCCCTTTGATAGACCCGTACTCTGAAGACCCTTCTGAACACCTTATAGCATTTGGGACGATCATGCGTCACAAAGCTGGAAGTGAACGAGGGGCCATCACCATCATTACAACTGATTTAAATCGTGCGGAGCTCATCGAACGCAGGGCGATGCGCTTAGCGGATCTTCAACACGCGCTTGATGCGTGCTATAGAACCTCGAACGTAGCACTGCAAAATATTCTGCTCCACGCATTGGAAGCCGAAAGTGATAGTTCGAAGGAGTTTTCTTTATTTTCGGCTGCTTTAATGGCCGCAAACAAATAA
- a CDS encoding DUF4142 domain-containing protein: protein MKKVFRAGALSLFVAMASTTAFAASPAAFVDDASAKSIAEIENGKLAVEKSQSADVKTFAEMMIKDHTAANEKLKDIAATKKLEISDDAELMDKAKKMILEYRDASFDKAYAENQVTAHEQTIKLFEDEAKNGDDPEVKAFAAETLPKLKTHLEAARKLATSHGGKAE, encoded by the coding sequence ATGAAAAAGGTATTTCGCGCTGGCGCCCTGAGTCTGTTCGTGGCCATGGCCAGCACCACTGCTTTCGCCGCAAGCCCTGCGGCGTTTGTCGATGACGCCTCGGCCAAAAGCATTGCGGAGATCGAGAACGGCAAGCTGGCGGTGGAGAAGAGTCAGTCGGCTGATGTGAAGACGTTTGCCGAGATGATGATCAAGGATCACACGGCGGCGAATGAGAAGCTCAAGGACATTGCTGCCACCAAAAAGCTGGAGATCAGCGACGACGCCGAGCTGATGGACAAGGCCAAGAAGATGATCCTTGAATACCGCGATGCATCCTTCGACAAGGCGTATGCCGAGAATCAGGTAACGGCGCATGAGCAGACCATCAAGCTGTTCGAGGATGAGGCCAAGAACGGTGACGATCCCGAGGTTAAGGCCTTTGCGGCAGAAACCTTGCCCAAGCTTAAAACCCATCTGGAAGCGGCCCGGAAGCTGGCGACCAGTCATGGCGGCAAGGCCGAATAA
- a CDS encoding J domain-containing protein, producing the protein MQNTLTHYEQLNVARDATPEQIKRAYRKLAQQLHPDRNPAEDASELMSRVNASHEVLANPARRLLYDAQLLEQERRQQRAQAVVVQGRQGAAVYAAAAQAGSSATAPAARAAKARPASAAGGGQPVSKRRRRRTLVRWVLLFMTFCAAGAWMGYDHNARLSYTPTEALPVYVRPASEPERVERVLPVSPPVPAEPECAVPALDPLGAAWPLDAGYLQGMPLMRSNGWSQIVVDNRGGDSAVYAKVTDAVGRNAFRHAYVPPGEQFSFARMDAGYYQLKYQMLKTGCVFATNRILLEETPMGSQVKSSVYRLTLSKLKGRSFAPTQLKLNQF; encoded by the coding sequence ATGCAGAATACCCTCACCCATTACGAGCAGTTGAACGTTGCGCGGGATGCGACGCCTGAGCAGATCAAGCGGGCGTATCGCAAGCTGGCGCAGCAGCTGCATCCTGATCGCAATCCGGCTGAGGATGCGTCGGAGTTGATGAGCCGGGTCAATGCGTCGCATGAGGTGTTGGCCAATCCGGCGCGGCGCTTGTTGTATGACGCGCAACTGCTAGAGCAGGAGCGGCGTCAGCAGAGGGCTCAGGCGGTGGTGGTGCAGGGCCGCCAGGGTGCGGCGGTGTATGCGGCGGCGGCTCAGGCGGGTTCGTCTGCGACGGCGCCTGCTGCGCGGGCGGCCAAGGCGCGGCCTGCTTCGGCTGCGGGTGGCGGGCAGCCGGTTTCCAAGCGTCGGCGGCGGCGCACGTTGGTGCGTTGGGTGTTGTTGTTCATGACCTTCTGCGCGGCCGGTGCCTGGATGGGCTACGACCACAATGCCAGGCTGTCGTATACGCCGACCGAGGCGTTGCCGGTGTATGTCCGGCCTGCGTCGGAGCCGGAGCGGGTCGAGCGTGTGTTGCCGGTGTCGCCGCCTGTGCCGGCCGAGCCTGAGTGTGCGGTGCCGGCGCTGGACCCGCTGGGGGCGGCGTGGCCGCTGGATGCGGGTTACCTGCAAGGCATGCCGCTGATGAGGAGCAATGGCTGGTCGCAGATTGTGGTGGATAACCGCGGTGGCGATTCGGCGGTGTATGCCAAGGTCACTGATGCGGTGGGGCGCAATGCGTTTCGGCATGCCTATGTGCCGCCGGGTGAGCAGTTCAGTTTTGCCCGGATGGACGCCGGTTATTATCAGCTCAAGTACCAGATGCTCAAAACCGGCTGTGTGTTTGCCACCAACCGCATTCTGCTTGAAGAGACGCCGATGGGCAGCCAGGTGAAATCCAGTGTCTACCGGCTGACGCTGAGCAAGCTCAAAGGCCGCTCGTTTGCACCGACGCAACTCAAGCTCAATCAGTTCTGA
- a CDS encoding NACHT domain-containing protein, with the protein MKTFDIDGIKQTFENYGFEFRSEFSSNDLMIFAINQGIFDNAVILQRCDVSASTLKEELSELGYQVKIYKYISLKALEDELFNGFFSIARTKRNFKSDYHDHIRKITESFPESASEYSYISAPYVKNFIEHSPHEGLLEDINKELQISGPRLILLEAAAGYGKTCTAYEIGNMISDGSKEKIVLFAELSRDRKAKIFNHVLHKELARSFPAVETGLVLREIKNGKIIVILDGFDELLKERDEEENSFEKSQAMLETIGEILDSHAKVILTTRKTAILQGDEFDDWVSSHEKDFDFVRYSLREPEIKHWLTYERIEKLEAARINVRNLSNPVLLTFLKSVSDEEFENILESPDGIVDRYFSSLFMREIKRQDIKITATEQSDLLKRLAQHMMYHDYTRTSKESIISYFSHTESSLIEVSRSRYNAEMRPSYDEMVDRFSNHALLDRSTADNKIGFINDFVLGHFVALDVNTSNSSDWVAESIFIEAAVNAYSSRSLDSRQHIWSRLSEALKFMSTEERVRLELRLLDRVSGDVDSVQFNGFNFDTEDFFNEDEVSKCYFIDCTFIASNLNFDQIKNCVFLSCSFYNCTTTGANTSNEFVSCEHIGGDVICEATSEIKLEAENPEKTDTIKLIKSYILEKFWPIGNKGVPFAHRPIFFFYRGSPYPSMMTSKAIDELRKDGFLVAAKKKNWIGLDLTNPNFALVKEMLGR; encoded by the coding sequence ATGAAAACCTTTGACATTGATGGCATAAAACAAACTTTTGAAAACTACGGTTTCGAGTTTCGCTCTGAATTTTCTAGTAATGACCTAATGATTTTTGCCATTAATCAAGGGATATTTGACAACGCTGTAATTTTACAGAGATGCGATGTATCAGCCTCCACACTCAAAGAAGAGCTCTCAGAACTAGGATACCAAGTCAAGATATATAAATACATATCTCTTAAAGCGTTAGAGGACGAGCTATTTAACGGCTTCTTCTCGATTGCACGCACAAAAAGAAACTTCAAGTCCGACTATCATGATCACATCAGAAAAATAACTGAATCCTTCCCGGAAAGTGCCAGCGAATATAGCTATATATCTGCGCCATATGTAAAAAACTTTATCGAACATAGTCCTCATGAAGGATTGCTAGAAGATATCAACAAAGAGCTACAAATTTCTGGTCCAAGACTAATCCTGCTAGAGGCAGCAGCAGGTTATGGAAAGACTTGTACAGCTTACGAAATCGGAAATATGATTTCTGACGGTTCCAAGGAGAAAATAGTTTTATTTGCTGAGCTTTCACGAGATCGTAAGGCTAAAATTTTCAATCATGTACTTCATAAAGAGCTGGCGCGATCGTTCCCCGCCGTGGAAACTGGCCTTGTCTTAAGAGAGATAAAAAACGGTAAAATCATCGTAATCCTCGACGGCTTTGACGAACTGCTTAAAGAAAGGGATGAAGAAGAAAATAGTTTTGAAAAGTCTCAAGCTATGCTTGAGACAATAGGTGAAATTCTCGATAGCCATGCAAAGGTAATTCTCACCACCCGAAAAACAGCAATTCTCCAAGGTGATGAATTTGATGACTGGGTGAGCTCTCACGAAAAAGACTTTGATTTCGTAAGGTATAGCTTAAGAGAACCGGAGATAAAACATTGGCTGACCTATGAACGCATTGAAAAATTAGAGGCAGCGCGTATCAATGTCAGAAACCTCTCGAATCCAGTTCTTCTTACTTTCCTAAAGTCGGTATCCGATGAGGAGTTTGAAAATATCCTCGAGTCTCCAGACGGAATTGTAGATCGATATTTCTCATCTCTGTTCATGCGAGAAATCAAACGACAAGATATTAAAATAACTGCTACCGAGCAGTCAGATTTATTAAAGCGCCTAGCTCAACACATGATGTATCATGACTACACAAGAACGAGTAAAGAAAGCATAATAAGCTATTTCTCCCATACAGAATCCAGCCTCATTGAAGTTTCTAGATCAAGATATAATGCTGAGATGCGTCCAAGCTACGACGAAATGGTAGATAGGTTTTCCAACCATGCACTATTGGACAGGTCAACTGCTGACAATAAAATAGGATTTATTAATGATTTTGTTCTGGGGCATTTTGTAGCATTAGATGTAAACACATCCAACAGTAGCGACTGGGTTGCCGAGAGTATCTTTATCGAAGCTGCGGTCAACGCTTATTCATCTCGCTCGCTAGACTCTAGACAACACATTTGGTCGAGGCTTTCAGAAGCCTTGAAATTCATGAGCACAGAAGAACGAGTAAGACTTGAATTGAGACTTCTCGACCGCGTTTCAGGCGATGTAGATTCAGTGCAATTTAACGGCTTTAATTTTGACACTGAAGATTTTTTCAATGAGGATGAAGTCTCTAAGTGCTATTTCATTGATTGCACATTTATTGCCAGCAATCTCAACTTTGACCAAATCAAAAACTGCGTATTCCTCTCTTGCTCCTTTTACAATTGCACCACAACAGGCGCTAACACAAGCAATGAATTTGTTTCGTGCGAGCATATTGGTGGAGATGTAATCTGCGAAGCCACTAGTGAAATAAAACTTGAGGCCGAAAACCCTGAGAAAACTGACACAATAAAATTAATTAAAAGCTATATACTTGAAAAATTTTGGCCCATTGGAAACAAAGGCGTGCCATTCGCGCATCGACCAATTTTCTTTTTCTATCGCGGTAGTCCCTATCCTTCGATGATGACCTCCAAGGCAATCGACGAACTTAGAAAAGATGGATTCTTAGTCGCCGCCAAAAAGAAAAACTGGATTGGACTTGACCTAACAAACCCAAATTTTGCACTCGTAAAAGAAATGCTGGGACGCTAA
- a CDS encoding ABC transporter permease: MNWEVIIKWLPRLAQGATLTLELVAIAVIAGLILAIPLGIARSSKHLPIRALPYAYIFFFRGTPLLVQLFLVYYGLAQFEAVRQSALWPYLRDPFWCAVITMTLHTAAYIAEILRGAIQAVPPGEIEAARALGMSKNKALFYIILPRAARIGLPAYSNEVILMLKASALASTITLLELTGMARTIIARTYLPVEIFFAAGMFYLVMSFLLVQGFKLLEKALRVDMTHGR; this comes from the coding sequence ATGAACTGGGAAGTCATCATCAAGTGGCTGCCACGCCTGGCCCAGGGCGCGACCCTGACCCTGGAACTGGTGGCCATCGCGGTCATTGCCGGGCTGATCCTGGCCATCCCGCTGGGCATCGCCCGCTCATCGAAGCACTTGCCGATCCGCGCCCTGCCCTACGCTTACATTTTCTTCTTCCGTGGCACGCCGCTGCTGGTGCAGCTGTTTCTGGTCTACTACGGCCTGGCGCAGTTTGAGGCGGTGCGGCAAAGCGCGTTGTGGCCGTACCTGCGCGACCCGTTCTGGTGTGCAGTCATCACCATGACCCTGCACACCGCCGCCTACATCGCCGAGATTCTGCGCGGCGCGATCCAGGCCGTGCCACCCGGCGAAATCGAAGCCGCCCGCGCCCTGGGCATGTCGAAGAACAAGGCGCTGTTCTACATCATCCTGCCCCGCGCCGCGCGTATCGGCCTGCCGGCGTACAGCAACGAAGTGATCCTGATGCTCAAAGCCAGCGCCCTGGCCAGCACCATCACCCTGCTGGAACTGACCGGCATGGCCCGCACCATCATCGCCCGCACCTACCTGCCGGTGGAGATCTTCTTCGCGGCGGGGATGTTCTACCTGGTGATGTCGTTCTTGCTGGTGCAAGGCTTTAAATTGCTGGAGAAAGCGCTGCGGGTGGACATGACCCACGGGCGCTGA
- a CDS encoding DASS family sodium-coupled anion symporter, translated as MNDTPSPATLPQPVRFPPGLIVAVLAMLIVLLLPLPAALPVAGQRMLAILAFAVTVWVTEAVSYEASAIMITSLMALLIGTAPTLQDPAQTYGSSAGISMALNGFSNPALALVVGALFIAAAMTHTGLDRRIALLTLSKVGASTRRILFGAMLVIILLSLLVPSATARSACVVPIMVGVIAAFGVAQRSNIAAGLMIIVAHGTSIWNVGIQTAAAQNLLTVGFMDKMLGQRVSWIDWLIAGAPWALIMSLVLIFLVLKMLPPESDSVPGGMAAVNQSLADLGPMSGAQKRLASVSLLLLLAWASEGRLHAFDTTSTTYAGLVILLLPRFGVMTWKDLQARIPWGTVIVFGVGISLGTALLTTQAGQWLGAQVVAHTGLDSLGPLGVFAILSAFLILIHLGFASATALTSALLPILMAVLLTLPGDFSRIGMTMLLGFVVSFGFILPINAPQNMVCLGTDTFTPKQFARVGIVVTLVGYVLLMVFASTYWNWLGWI; from the coding sequence ATGAACGACACCCCCTCACCCGCAACCCTGCCTCAGCCGGTACGCTTTCCACCCGGCCTGATCGTCGCCGTACTGGCCATGCTGATCGTACTGTTGCTGCCGCTGCCCGCCGCACTACCGGTCGCCGGGCAGCGCATGCTGGCGATCCTGGCTTTCGCGGTCACGGTCTGGGTCACCGAAGCGGTCTCTTACGAAGCCAGCGCCATCATGATCACCTCGCTGATGGCCTTGCTGATCGGCACCGCACCCACCCTGCAAGACCCCGCTCAAACCTACGGCTCATCGGCCGGTATCAGCATGGCCCTCAACGGCTTCTCCAACCCGGCGCTGGCGCTGGTGGTCGGCGCCCTGTTCATCGCCGCCGCGATGACCCACACCGGGCTGGACCGCCGTATCGCCCTGCTGACCCTGAGCAAGGTCGGCGCCAGCACCCGGCGGATTCTGTTCGGCGCCATGCTGGTGATCATCCTGCTCAGCCTGCTGGTGCCCAGCGCCACGGCGCGCAGTGCCTGCGTGGTGCCGATCATGGTCGGGGTGATCGCCGCATTTGGCGTCGCCCAGCGCTCCAATATCGCCGCCGGGCTGATGATCATCGTCGCCCACGGCACCAGCATCTGGAACGTCGGCATCCAGACCGCCGCCGCGCAGAACCTGTTGACCGTTGGCTTCATGGACAAAATGCTCGGCCAGCGAGTGTCGTGGATCGACTGGTTGATCGCTGGCGCACCGTGGGCGCTGATCATGTCGCTGGTGCTGATCTTCCTGGTCCTGAAAATGCTGCCGCCCGAGAGCGACAGCGTGCCCGGCGGCATGGCCGCGGTAAACCAAAGCCTGGCCGACCTTGGCCCCATGAGCGGCGCGCAAAAACGCCTGGCCAGCGTCTCGCTGCTGCTGTTACTGGCCTGGGCCAGCGAAGGCCGGTTGCACGCCTTCGACACCACCTCGACCACCTACGCAGGATTAGTGATCCTGCTGCTGCCGCGCTTCGGCGTAATGACCTGGAAAGACCTGCAAGCGCGCATCCCGTGGGGCACGGTGATCGTGTTCGGGGTCGGCATTAGCCTGGGCACCGCACTGCTCACGACCCAGGCCGGGCAATGGCTGGGCGCCCAAGTGGTTGCCCACACCGGCCTGGACAGCCTCGGCCCGCTCGGTGTGTTCGCCATCCTCAGCGCCTTTCTGATCCTCATCCACCTGGGCTTCGCCAGCGCCACCGCACTGACCTCGGCACTGCTGCCGATCCTCATGGCCGTGCTGCTGACCCTGCCCGGCGACTTCAGCCGCATCGGCATGACCATGCTGCTCGGCTTTGTGGTGAGCTTTGGCTTTATCCTGCCAATCAACGCCCCGCAGAACATGGTCTGCCTGGGCACCGACACCTTCACCCCCAAGCAATTTGCCAGGGTCGGCATCGTCGTCACGCTGGTGGGCTATGTGTTGCTGATGGTATTCGCCAGCACTTACTGGAACTGGCTGGGCTGGATTTGA